A region of the Pseudomonas anguilliseptica genome:
GCGCAGAAATTCATCATGGTTGCCGGTGACATAGATCACCTCGGTGCCGCGCTTGCTCATGGTCAGCAGGCGGCGGATCACGTTGCTGTGCGACTGCGGCCAGTACACCCCGCTGCGCAGCTTCCAGCCATCGATGATGTCACCGACCAGGTAAATCTTGTCGGTCTGGTAGCGCTTGAGAAACGCTGCCAGGTGTTCGGCCTGACAATCCCGGGTGCCCAGGTGCACATCGGAAATCCACAGGGTACGGACACGTTGCTTGCGGCTGGGCTTGGCGAGCTGAGCGCTGGTCATGGACGACCTCCGGCGGGGTTTGCTCGAGTCTGCGCAGACGGGATGAAAGGTGCATGACAGCGCCATGGCAATTCGGTGACAGCCTCTAAAGGGTATAAACTGGCTGACCGAACAAGGAGCCCACCATGTCCTCGCTGCTCTCGCTGCGCCACTACAGCCATGAACTGCTCAGCCACAGCCATGACCATGCGCAGCTGGTGTTTGGCCTGAGCGGCCTGCTGGAGTTCGAAGTGGCCGGCCAAGGCAGCCAGGTAAAACGTCAGACCCTGGCCGTGGTGCCTAGCGATGCGCAGCACGCCTGTGGCAGTAAGAACGGCAGTCACTGCCTGGTGCTCGACGTACCCTGTGAAGGCTGGCTGCAACAACAGCTGGGCCGGCATCTGGATGCCACCCGCCGTCTGCTGGAAAAACCTGCCGCGGTCAGCCTGAATCCCGCGCAGAGCCAGTTGGTCAGCTGGCTGGCCGCCAGCCCAATCAACGACCCGGTAATTGCCCAGCAAGGCGCCGCTCTGCTGTTGGCCAGCCTGGCCAATGGCGAACTGCCCGCTCATGTAACCAGTCGCCTGCCGCTAACGGCGCTGGATGCATACATTGATCAACATGCCGCACACCCGCTGCAGGTGGCCGACCTGGCACGCCTGGCCGGCCTCTCGGCTGCGCGTTTTCATGCA
Encoded here:
- a CDS encoding AraC family transcriptional regulator gives rise to the protein MSSLLSLRHYSHELLSHSHDHAQLVFGLSGLLEFEVAGQGSQVKRQTLAVVPSDAQHACGSKNGSHCLVLDVPCEGWLQQQLGRHLDATRRLLEKPAAVSLNPAQSQLVSWLAASPINDPVIAQQGAALLLASLANGELPAHVTSRLPLTALDAYIDQHAAHPLQVADLARLAGLSAARFHARFLAETGQTPMDYVRSRRLQLARQLLQGSNLAIGEIAARVGYSSQSAFSAALLRHLGVTPRQLRRTD